From a region of the Vibrio ostreae genome:
- a CDS encoding AzlC family ABC transporter permease — MSSTVLSHANPNPSRARLFWQGTVAMLPLSVAVLPWGLLAGSFAIDAGLNPLESQALSAILFAGSAQLVATGMFKAGAGLLTMLITTLFITSRHLLYSISMRSKISPLPTRWRLILGFLLTDELFALCGQQNEQQFNRWYALGAGLSFYLCWNLATLAGIVAGSYIPALTDLGLEFAVAATFIAIVVPNIKSVPVLVSVIVALVLSVTLNVLQIDGSLMIASIGAMLAGFATEQLSPLNN, encoded by the coding sequence ATGAGTAGTACCGTTTTGTCACATGCCAACCCCAATCCTTCTCGCGCCCGCCTGTTCTGGCAGGGCACTGTTGCCATGCTTCCGCTCAGTGTGGCGGTATTGCCCTGGGGACTGTTAGCCGGTTCGTTCGCCATCGATGCGGGTCTCAATCCACTCGAAAGCCAGGCCTTGTCAGCGATCCTGTTTGCAGGTTCGGCGCAGTTGGTGGCCACTGGCATGTTTAAAGCGGGCGCAGGTCTGCTGACCATGCTGATCACCACCCTGTTTATCACCTCACGTCACTTGCTGTACAGCATTTCAATGCGCAGTAAAATCAGTCCGTTACCGACCCGATGGCGCTTAATTCTGGGCTTTCTGCTCACGGACGAATTATTTGCTTTGTGCGGACAACAAAATGAACAGCAATTTAATCGCTGGTATGCACTCGGTGCAGGTCTGAGCTTCTATCTGTGCTGGAATCTGGCCACACTGGCAGGTATCGTTGCCGGCAGTTACATCCCGGCGCTGACTGATCTTGGTCTGGAGTTTGCGGTCGCAGCCACTTTTATCGCGATTGTCGTGCCCAATATCAAAAGTGTGCCGGTTTTGGTGTCTGTGATAGTCGCCCTGGTGCTGTCGGTAACACTTAATGTATTACAGATAGACGGTAGCCTGATGATTGCCAGTATCGGGGCCATGCTGGCCGGTTTTGCCACTGAACAACTTTCGCCACTAAACAACTAA
- a CDS encoding AraC family transcriptional regulator, whose product MNKPHDERSKESARFQIADELGGIELLDAEYHKQNFSRHSHEGFTVGVIERGAQRFYRTGGEHVAPQDSIILVNADEVHTGHSAVEGGWAYRAMYPLPQQFATIAREMGATRYGSPYFPSAVVNDADLANQFRLVFDTLQHSDNRLLRETLIYASLVKLMTRHGKHTPQARDTGKLQQPLKVVKEFLDDFPQADVSLDELAQLAGISAFHLVRAFQKMFGLPPHAYQIQSRLRYAKTLLRAGHSIADTAQQCGFHDQSHLHRHFKRAMGITPRQYLQS is encoded by the coding sequence ATGAATAAGCCACACGACGAACGCAGCAAAGAAAGCGCCCGCTTTCAGATCGCAGATGAGCTGGGCGGTATCGAGCTACTTGATGCTGAATATCATAAGCAGAACTTCTCCCGTCACAGTCACGAAGGGTTCACGGTGGGCGTCATTGAACGTGGGGCTCAGCGTTTTTATCGTACCGGCGGAGAACACGTCGCACCTCAGGACAGCATTATTCTGGTTAACGCCGATGAAGTGCATACCGGCCATTCAGCCGTGGAAGGTGGCTGGGCTTATCGGGCGATGTACCCTCTGCCACAACAGTTTGCCACTATAGCCCGTGAAATGGGGGCCACCCGCTACGGCTCACCCTATTTCCCCAGTGCCGTGGTCAACGATGCCGACCTCGCAAATCAGTTTCGTCTGGTGTTTGATACTCTACAGCATTCAGATAACCGCCTGTTGCGCGAAACGCTGATCTACGCCAGCCTGGTAAAACTGATGACCCGGCATGGTAAACACACACCTCAGGCGCGTGACACAGGCAAACTGCAGCAACCGCTTAAAGTGGTAAAAGAATTTTTGGATGACTTTCCGCAAGCCGATGTATCCTTGGATGAATTAGCACAGCTGGCTGGTATCAGCGCGTTTCATTTAGTCCGAGCATTTCAGAAAATGTTTGGCCTGCCGCCACACGCTTATCAGATTCAGTCGCGTTTACGCTACGCCAAAACCCTGCTGCGTGCAGGTCATTCGATTGCCGATACCGCTCAGCAGTGTGGTTTTCACGACCAAAGCCACCTGCACCGCCATTTTAAACGAGCCATGGGCATCACTCCGCGCCAATATCTGCAAAGCTGA
- a CDS encoding AzlD domain-containing protein — MILLSILAMTALVFVSRYVFLEPRLPLRLSPRLQRLLSYSGPAVLTAIWAPIVFTHEHTLWLGQNNPYLWAAALAALLAWKTKNVLLTTVLSMTVFLFLNLVTFAA; from the coding sequence ATGATCCTGCTTTCAATCCTCGCCATGACTGCTCTGGTGTTTGTCAGCCGCTACGTTTTTCTCGAACCCAGACTGCCGCTGCGCCTCAGCCCGCGTCTGCAGCGTCTGCTCAGCTACTCGGGCCCGGCGGTTCTGACGGCAATTTGGGCTCCTATCGTTTTTACTCATGAGCACACACTGTGGCTTGGCCAAAACAACCCTTATCTGTGGGCTGCGGCACTGGCTGCCCTGCTGGCCTGGAAAACGAAAAATGTTCTGCTCACCACCGTACTGAGTATGACTGTCTTTCTGTTCCTTAATCTGGTTACCTTTG
- a CDS encoding LysE family translocator has protein sequence MIDPTVLPVYLTAVIALLLLPGPDMLLIASSSLSYGKKIGVFASLGNATSGIILTLLAALGVSALIAVSPLALSVLHLLGGAYLLKLSVDCLSARAEHAPQLDDKHQLATTFYQRALVSNLLNPKALLFFVMFLPQFVSANIAASSAQQMLSLGLLLNCLGLVFNLLLVAAIGVFGRPLLDNRRFRTYQHKVMGVIFLLLAGWMLSDGLF, from the coding sequence ATGATTGATCCGACTGTGCTGCCGGTGTATCTGACCGCTGTGATTGCGCTGTTACTGCTGCCCGGGCCTGACATGCTGCTGATTGCCAGTTCCAGCCTCAGCTATGGAAAAAAAATCGGCGTATTTGCCAGCCTGGGTAATGCCACCTCAGGCATTATTCTGACTTTGCTGGCCGCGTTAGGCGTGTCGGCACTGATTGCCGTCAGCCCGTTAGCGCTAAGCGTACTGCATCTGTTGGGGGGCGCGTATTTACTCAAGTTGAGTGTGGATTGTCTCAGCGCCCGGGCCGAACACGCTCCGCAACTGGACGATAAACATCAGTTGGCGACCACGTTTTATCAGCGAGCCTTGGTCAGTAACCTGCTCAACCCGAAGGCGTTGTTGTTTTTTGTGATGTTTTTACCTCAGTTTGTGTCAGCCAATATTGCCGCCAGTTCTGCCCAGCAGATGCTGAGTCTTGGTCTGCTGCTTAACTGTCTGGGATTGGTATTTAATCTGCTGTTGGTTGCTGCCATCGGGGTATTTGGTCGTCCGCTGCTGGACAATCGTCGCTTTCGCACTTATCAGCATAAAGTCATGGGCGTTATCTTTTTACTGCTGGCGGGCTGGATGCTGAGTGACGGCTTGTTTTAA